Proteins from one Sarcophilus harrisii chromosome 2, mSarHar1.11, whole genome shotgun sequence genomic window:
- the EMC4 gene encoding ER membrane protein complex subunit 4, whose product MTTQASLVANRGRRFKWAIELSGPGGGSRGRSDRGGGQGDSMYPVGYLDKQVPDTSVQETDRILVEKRCWDIALGPLKQIPMNLFIMYMAGNTISIFPTMMVCMMAWRPIQALMAISATFKMLESSSQKFLQGLVYLIGNLMGLALAVYKCQSMGLLPTHASDWLAFIEPPERMEFSGGGLLL is encoded by the exons ATGACGACCCAAGCAAGTTTGGTGGCGAACCGAGGCCGGCGCTTCAAATGGGCCATTGAGTTGAGCGGCCCCGGGGGAGGCAGCAG GGGCCGAAGTGACCGGGGCGGTGGCCAGGGAGATTCCATGTATCCGGTGGGTTATCTGGACAAGCAAGTACCAGATACCAGCGTTCAGGAAACAGACCGAATCCTAGTAGAGAAG CGTTGCTGGGACATTGCCCTGGGTCCCCTCAAACAGATCCCAATGAACCTTTTCATCATGTACATGGCAGGCAACACTATCTCCATCTTCCCTACCATGATGGTGTGTATGATGGCTTGGCGGCCCATTCAAGCACTTATGGCCATTTCAGCCA CTTTCAAGATGCTGGAGAGTTCAAGCCAGAAGTTCCTGCAGGGATTAGTCTATCTCATTGGGAACCTCATGGGGTTGGCTTTAGCTGTCTATAAATGTCAATCCATGGGGTTGCTGCCCACACATGCATCAGATTGGTTGGCTTTCATTGAACCCCCTGAG agaatGGAATTCAGTGGTGGTGGGCTACTCTTATGA